In Hevea brasiliensis isolate MT/VB/25A 57/8 chromosome 13, ASM3005281v1, whole genome shotgun sequence, a single genomic region encodes these proteins:
- the LOC110633818 gene encoding nuclear transcription factor Y subunit A-1 isoform X2 yields the protein MQSKSESAYRREPDPHVIQPNAVHSEPWWRSFGYNTVPPVVPGENASNLSSPDGPTNGSLSNDDQSLSNERVNEEDDDASKESQATASSRSVVNCGQEHRNMHDISSSRTTVHDESLTQPPQLELVGHSISYPHLIGMHHTRMPLPHEMAQEPVYVNAKQYQGILRRRKARAKAELEKKLIKVRKPYLHESRHQHAMRRARGTGGRFAKKTHIDASKNTTEGKANDSGPGPSSQSGSSSGSEQLPSDSAEVWIFPHGQQVARASLVNETLEANNRVNGGTCYHNCSGMQTSTHHLHSGEMGEEGDCSGQQRGSISSNQASQRPVASQ from the exons ATGCAGTCAAAATCTGAAAGTGCATATCGACGGGAACCAGACCCACATGTCATTCAACCAAATGCAGTTCATTCTGAGCCTTGGTGGCGCAGTTTTGGATATAATACTGTGCCTCCAGTGGTGCCAGGGGAAAATGCATCCAATTTGTCTTCACCTGATGGCCCAACAAATGGTTCATTGTCAAATGATGATCAGTCACTGTCAAATGAAAGAGtaaatgaggaagatgatgatGCTAGCAAAGAATCACAAGCCACTGCATCTTCACGATCAG TTGTGAATTGTGGACAAGAACACAGAAACATGCACGATATTTCTTCAAGTAGGACTACAGTGCATGATGAGTCTCTGACACAACCGCCACAGCTTGAACTTGTTGGTCACTCTATT AGTTATCCTCATCTCATAGGAATGCATCATACAAGAATGCCTTTACCCCATGAGATGGCCCAGGAACCTGTTTACGTAAATGCCAAACAATACCAAGGGATTCTGAGGCGAAGAAAGGCACGTGCAAAAGCAGAACTTGAGAAGAAGCTGATTAAAGTTAGAAAG CCATATCTTCATGAGTCTCGGCACCAGCATGCTATGAGAAGAGCAAGGGGTACTGGAGGACGTTTTGCAAAGAAAACTCATATAGATGCTTCCAAGAACACCACAGAAGGAAAGGCCAATGATTCTGGTCCAGGCCCCTCATCTCAGTCTGGCAGTTCATCAGGTTCTGAACAATTGCCTTCAGATTCTGCTGAGGTGTGGATTTTCCCCCATGGTCAACAAGTGGCGAGAGCATCCCTAGTGAATGAAACTTTGGAAGCTAATAACCGCGTAAATGGAGGCACTTGTTACCACAACTGCAGTGGCATGCAGACCTCCACACACCATTTACACTCAGGTGAAATGGGGGAGGAAGGAGACTGTTCAGGCCAACAACGAGGGAGCATTTCCTCAAACCAGGCCTCACAGAGGCCTGTTGCTAGCCAGTGA
- the LOC110633803 gene encoding uncharacterized protein LOC110633803, whose translation MLSLYSFSLCNKQPFSLPQLSLISNNKPIPLISLRLLNGYTYFFKKTSTNQSSSSSCIVHAAEKDSQQFEIDPDRAREALQKLDQQLQDLSKKQVNPPKIKASEVKIARDQTTEEEPVPQLSGSFLALLTTALFLFTIFYNILYITVIEPSTDGAEPTPTTDLETKSPELALLQLLPLAPEIFL comes from the exons ATGCTTTCTCTTTACAGTTTCTCACTCTGCAATAAGCAACCATTCTCACTTCCACAGCTTTCTTTAATCTCCAATAACAAGCCTATACCTCTCATTTCTCTCAGGCTACTAAATGGATATACTTATTTTTTCAAGAAAACAAGCACAAACcaatcttcttcatcttcttgtaTCGTTCATGCAGCAGAGAAAGACTCACAGCAGTTTGAGATAGACCCAGATAGGGCCAGGGAGGCCCTTCAAAAACTTGATCAGCAGCTCCAAGACCTCTCCAAGAAACAAGTCAACCCTCCAAAAATAAAAG CTTCAGAAGTGAAAATAGCAAGAGATCAAACAACAGAAGAAGAGCCTGTGCCACAGCTTTCAGGATCTTTCCTAGCACTTTTAACTACAGCACtctttctttttaccattttctACAATATTCTATACATCACAGTCATAGAACCATCCACAGATGGAGCAGAACCAACTCCTACTACTGATCTGGAAACTAAATCTCCTGAACTAGCACTTCTGCAACTGTTGCCATTGGCACCTGAAATTTTCTTGTAA
- the LOC110633818 gene encoding nuclear transcription factor Y subunit A-1 isoform X1 produces MQSKSESAYRREPDPHVIQPNAVHSEPWWRSFGYNTVPPVVPGENASNLSSPDGPTNGSLSNDDQSLSNERVNEEDDDASKESQATASSRSVVNCGQEHRNMHDISSSRTTVHDESLTQPPQLELVGHSIACASNPYQDPYYSGMMAAYGYQPYSYPHLIGMHHTRMPLPHEMAQEPVYVNAKQYQGILRRRKARAKAELEKKLIKVRKPYLHESRHQHAMRRARGTGGRFAKKTHIDASKNTTEGKANDSGPGPSSQSGSSSGSEQLPSDSAEVWIFPHGQQVARASLVNETLEANNRVNGGTCYHNCSGMQTSTHHLHSGEMGEEGDCSGQQRGSISSNQASQRPVASQ; encoded by the exons ATGCAGTCAAAATCTGAAAGTGCATATCGACGGGAACCAGACCCACATGTCATTCAACCAAATGCAGTTCATTCTGAGCCTTGGTGGCGCAGTTTTGGATATAATACTGTGCCTCCAGTGGTGCCAGGGGAAAATGCATCCAATTTGTCTTCACCTGATGGCCCAACAAATGGTTCATTGTCAAATGATGATCAGTCACTGTCAAATGAAAGAGtaaatgaggaagatgatgatGCTAGCAAAGAATCACAAGCCACTGCATCTTCACGATCAG TTGTGAATTGTGGACAAGAACACAGAAACATGCACGATATTTCTTCAAGTAGGACTACAGTGCATGATGAGTCTCTGACACAACCGCCACAGCTTGAACTTGTTGGTCACTCTATT GCATGTGCATCAAATCCATACCAGGATCCATATTACAGTGGAATGATGGCAGCTTATGGGTATCAACCTTAT AGTTATCCTCATCTCATAGGAATGCATCATACAAGAATGCCTTTACCCCATGAGATGGCCCAGGAACCTGTTTACGTAAATGCCAAACAATACCAAGGGATTCTGAGGCGAAGAAAGGCACGTGCAAAAGCAGAACTTGAGAAGAAGCTGATTAAAGTTAGAAAG CCATATCTTCATGAGTCTCGGCACCAGCATGCTATGAGAAGAGCAAGGGGTACTGGAGGACGTTTTGCAAAGAAAACTCATATAGATGCTTCCAAGAACACCACAGAAGGAAAGGCCAATGATTCTGGTCCAGGCCCCTCATCTCAGTCTGGCAGTTCATCAGGTTCTGAACAATTGCCTTCAGATTCTGCTGAGGTGTGGATTTTCCCCCATGGTCAACAAGTGGCGAGAGCATCCCTAGTGAATGAAACTTTGGAAGCTAATAACCGCGTAAATGGAGGCACTTGTTACCACAACTGCAGTGGCATGCAGACCTCCACACACCATTTACACTCAGGTGAAATGGGGGAGGAAGGAGACTGTTCAGGCCAACAACGAGGGAGCATTTCCTCAAACCAGGCCTCACAGAGGCCTGTTGCTAGCCAGTGA
- the LOC110633843 gene encoding sulfite reductase [ferredoxin], chloroplastic: MTTTASFGAANTAVLKDPKIKIRSFDGLRHSNSLALTRPENVFSVSSSRPSLIRAVSTPVKPEKETKRSKVEIIKEHSNYIRYPLNEELLTDAPNINESATQIIKFHGSYQQYNRDERGAKSYSFMLRTKNPCGKVPNKLYLTMDDLADQFGIGTLRLTTRQTFQLHGVLKKNLKTVMSSIIHSMGTTLGACGDLNRNVLAPAAPFARKDYQFAQKTAENIAALLTPQSGFYYDMWVDGEKILTAEPPEVVEARNDNSHGTNFPDSPEPIYGAQFLPRKFKIAVTVPTDNSVDILTNDVGIVVVTDANGEPQGFNIYVGGGMGRTHRLENTFPRLAEPLGYVPKEDILYAVKAIVVTQRENGRRDDRKYSRMKYLISSWGIEKFRTVVEQYYGKKFEPFRELPKWEFKSYLGWHEQGNGDLFCGLHVDNGRIGGKMKKTLREIIENYSLDVQLTPNQNIILCGIRNAWKGPITATLAQAGLLQPKYVDPLNLTAMACPALPLCPLAITEAERGIPDILKRVRAVFEKVGLKYNESVVIRITGCPNGCARPYMAELGFVGDGPNSYQIWLGGTPNQTALARSFMDKVKIQDLERVLEPLFYHWKQRRQSKESFGEFTTRMGFEKLQEWVDNWEGVVSTPPKYNLRFFSDKDTYDKIDELAKLQNKTADQLAMEIIHNYVVSHQNGKGE, encoded by the exons ATGACGACGACGGCCTCTTTTGGAGCTGCGAACACTGCAGTTTTGAAAGACCCGAAGATCAAAATACGGAGTTTTGATGGTTTGAGGCATTCAAATTCTCTTGCTTTGACCAGACCTGAGAATGTATTTTCTGTTTCTTCGTCCAGACCTTCGCTTATACGAGCTGTTTCGACG CCAGTGAAGCCAGAAAAAGAGACTAAGCGCAGCAAGGTTGAAATAATCAAAGAACATAGTAATTACATCAGGTACCCTCTTAATGAGGAGTTGCTGACAGACGCCCCAAATATTAATGAGTCTGCTACCCAAATAATCAAGTTCCATGGGAGCTATCAACAGTATAATAGAGATGAACGGGGTGCAAAATCCTACTCGTTTATGCTTCGAACTAAGAACCCTTGCGGCAAAGTCCCAAATAAACTGTACTTAACCATGGATGATCTTGCTGATCAGTTTGGAATTGGAACTCTTCGTTTGACAACCAGACAGACATTTCAACTCCATGGTGTTTTGAAGAAAAACCTCAAGACTGTAATGAGTAGTATCATTCATAGCATGGGCACAACTCTTGGTGCATGCGGTGATCTCAACCGGAATGTCCTGGCCCCTGCTGCCCCATTTGCGAGAAAAGATTACCAATTTGCACAGAAAACTGCTGAGAATATTGCCGCACTCCTCACTCCTCAGTCTGGGTTCTACTATGATATGTGGGTGGATGGGGAGAAAATCTTGACAGCTGAACCTCCTGAGGTAGTGGAGGCCCGCAATGACAATTCTCATGGAACAAATTTTCCAGACTCACCAGAGCCCATTTATGGAGCCCAATTCTTGCCTAGAAAGTTCAAAATTGCCGTCACTGTGCCGACAGATAACTCAGTGGATATTCTCACAAATGACGTTGGTATTGTTGTGGTTACAGATGCCAATGGGGAGCCCCAGGGGTTCAACATATAT GTTGGTGGTGGTATGGGAAGAACACATAGGCTGGAGAACACTTTTCCACGTCTGGCTGAACCATTGGGCTATGTACCAAAAGAAGACATTTTATATGCAGTGAAAGCTATTGTTGTTACACAACGAGAAAATGGGAGGAGAGATGACCGGAAGTACAGTAGAATGAAATATTTGATCAGCTCCTGGGGGATTGAGAAGTTCAGAACTGTTGTTGAGCAATATTATGGAAAGAAATTTGAGCCTTTCCGTGAGTTGCCTAAGTGGGAATTTAAAAGTTATTTGGGATGGCATGAGCAG GGTAATGGTGATTTGTTTTGTGGGCTCCATGTTGACAATGGTCGCATTGGAgggaaaatgaagaaaacattgaggGAGATAATAGAGAATTACAGTTTAGATGTGCAACTGACACCAAACCAGAATATCATCTTGTGTGGTATTCGCAACGCGTGGAAGGGCCCCATCACTGCAACTCTTGCACAGGCTGGATTGCTG CAACCCAAATATGTAGACCCCCTCAATTTAACAGCAATGGCATGCCCAGCTTTGCCACTTTGCCCACTGGCAATAACTGAAGCTGAACGAGGAATACCTGACATCCTCAAACGGGTTAGGGCTGTATTTGAGAAG GTGGGGCTTAAATACAATGAATCTGTGGTAATAAGGATTACAGGTTGTCCCAATGGTTGTGCTAGACCATATATGGCTGAACTTGGATTTGTTGGTGATGGTCCCAATAGTTATCAG ATTTGGCTTGGTGGAACACCCAATCAAACTGCATTGGCAAGAAGCTTCATGGATAAGGTTAAGATTCAAGACCTCGAACGTGTTTTGGAACCTCTTTTTTATCATTGGAAACAGAGAAGGCAATCCAAAGAATCATTTGGCGAATTCACAACTCGAATG GGATTTGAGAAACTTCAGGAGTGGGTTGACAATTGGGAAGGTGTTGTGTCTACACCACCCAAATACAACCTAAGATTCTTCTCTGATAAggatacatatgataaaattgaTGAACTTGCAAAGTTGCAGAATAAGACTGCTGACCAGTTAGCCATGGAAATTATTCACAATTATGTTGTTTCACATCAAAATGGAAAAGGGGAATGA
- the LOC110633845 gene encoding photosystem II 5 kDa protein, chloroplastic: MTSMTMTGSFLVGSTMTKQPFTTPRRGLIVAKASRTTEEERVSVEMKNKEESSSRRRDLVFAAAVAVAVAAAFSIPKVAMAEDEPKAGTPEAKKKYGPVCITNPTARICRK, from the coding sequence ATGACATCCATGACCATGACAGGCTCATTCCTAGTTGGTTCGACCATGACCAAACAACCTTTCACAACCCCACGCAGAGGACTGATCGTGGCCAAGGCCTCAAGAACCACTGAGGAAGAAAGGGTCAGTGTGGAGATGAAGAACAAGGAAGAGAGCAGCAGTAGGAGGAGGGATTTGGTGTTTGCAGCTGCAGTTGCAGTTGCAGTTGCTGCCGCATTCTCCATTCCCAAAGTTGCAATGGCCGAGGATGAGCCTAAGGCAGGGACCCCAGAAGCTAAGAAGAAGTATGGACCTGTATGTATCACAAATCCTACTGCTCGTATCTGCCGCAAGTGA
- the LOC110633844 gene encoding calcium-dependent protein kinase 8, producing the protein MGNCCVTPASSSSSDKKKKKKAKEKDKQQNPFFGNDYVVKKGSGPTDKLLVLKEPTGRDVCAHYDLGSELGRGEFGVTYLCTDVSNGEKFACKSISKKKLRTAVDIEDVRREVKIMKHLPSHPNIVSLKSTYEDDSAVHIVMELCEGGELFDRIVARGHYTERAAAAVMRTIVEVVQVCHKHGVMHRDLKPENFLFANKKETAPLKAIDFGLSVSFKPGERFNEIVGSPYYMAPEVLRRNYGAEVDIWSAGVILYILLCGVPPFWAETEQGVAKAIIRSVIDFKRDPWPKVSDNAKDLVKKMLNPDPKLRLTAQQVLEHPWLQNAKKAPNVSLGETVKARLKQFSVMNKLKKRALRVVAEHLSVEEVAGLQEAFDMMDTTKRGKINIEELRNGLQRLGQPIPDADLQILMDAADVDGDGTLNYGEFVAVSVHIKKMANDEHLHKAFAFFDQNQSGYIEIEELRESLNDEVDTCSEDVINAIMHDVDTDKDGRISYEEFAAMMKAGTDWRIASRQYSRERFNSLSLKLMRDGSLQVAS; encoded by the exons ATGGGTAATTGCTGTGTAACTCCAGCTTCGAGCTCTTCATctgacaagaagaagaagaagaaagccaaAGAGAAAGACAAGCAGCAAAATCCATTCTTTGGCAATGATTATGTTGTGAAAAAAGGATCTGGACCTACAGACAAGCTCTTGGTCTTGAAAGAACCCACTGGCCGTGATGTCTGCGCACACTACGATCTGGGTAGTGAGCTAGGCCGGGGTGAATTTGGGGTTACATACTTGTGCACTGATGTAAGCAATGGTGAAAAGTTTGCTTGTAAATCTATATCCAAGAAGAAGCTAAGAACTGCAGTGGATATTGAGGATGTGAGGAGGGAGGTTAAGATAATGAAGCATTTGCCTTCCCATCCAAATATTGTCTCTTTGAAGAGTACTTATGAGGATGATAGTGCTGTGCACATTGTGATGGAATTATGTGAGGGAGGTGAGTTGTTTGATAGGATTGTAGCACGGGGGCATTACACAGAAAGGGCAGCTGCTGCAGTTATGCGGACAATCGTGGAAGTTGTTCAG GTGTGCCATAAACATGGAGTCATGCATCGCGATCTCAAGCCAGAGAATTTTCTATTTGCAAATAAGAAGGAAACTGCCCCCTTAAAAGCAATTGATTTTGGATTGTCAGTCTCCTTTAAACCTG GTGAGAGATTTAATGAGATAGTGGGTAGTCCTTATTACATGGCTCCAGAGGTTCTAAGACGCAATTATGGCGCAGAAGTTGACATCTGGAGTGCTGGAGTTATTCTCTATATTTTACTCTGTGGTGTCCCACCTTTCTGGGcag AAACCGAGCAAGGGGTAGCAAAGGCAATTATTCGCTCTGTCATTGATTTCAAGAGGGATCCATGGCCTAAAGTTTCTGATAATGCAAAGGACCTAGTGAAGAAAATGCTTAATCCTGATCCTAAGCTACGACTTACAGCTCAGCAAGTGCTTG AACATCCTTGGTTACAAAATGCAAAGAAGGCTCCAAATGTCTCATTGGGGGAGACTGTGAAAGCAAGGCTCAAACAGTTTTCTGTGATGAACAAGCTAAAAAAAAGGGCATTGAGG GTGGTGGCTGAGCATTTGTCGGTGGAGGAAGTGGCTGGCTTACAGGAGGCCTTTGACATGATGGACACAACCAAAAGAGGCAAGATTAACATTGAGGAGCTTAGAAATGGGTTGCAAAGGCTTGGCCAGCCAATTCCTGATGCAGATCTGCAAATTCTAATGGATGCT GCTGATGTTGATGGTGATGGAACACTGAATTATGGGGAGTTTGTCGCAGTTTCAGTTCACATTAAAAAGATGGCCAATGATGAACACCTACATAAAGCTTTTGCATTTTTTGATCAAAATCAAAGTGGTTACATAGAGATTGAAGAATTGAGAGAATCCTTAAATGATGAAGTTGACACCTGTAGTGAGGATGTTATCAATGCCATCATGCATGATGTTGATACAGACAAG GATGGGCGCATAAGCTATGAGGAGTTTGCTGCAATGATGAAAGCCGGCACAGACTGGAGAATAGCCTCCAGGCAATATTCAAGAGAAAGATTCAATAGTCTGAGCTTAAAATTAATGAGGGATGGATCATTGCAGGTAGCCAGTTGA
- the LOC110633813 gene encoding uncharacterized protein LOC110633813, which yields MDKASTITTLTARRPKWQYPPAPPTPRILHSPRRKPPTKASAAKSGSQRNRKGKLETLFDQEREFTRGVMPIVTVSGGGDDRCEEERRERVEKSESVVMEEEKWRFQAEMLRAECNLLRMEREIAVKKMERRRIQVERALRSAVHTLLSGREKMCDGKNASMILEEEIIELAEKLAKLQRRSRNKDSDVPKCSNFDKQASLLQRRLEKFAGGSDEVYVKEIQEMAEASLSINTTSSIKEIFVSTCSNNMEVLRRKMEGLSKGSLLERMEVEYGLMLCTANGSASSSSYVATSKEIEFSEMSSSSMRQPCKERKPYEERACSGCCKAIVQRVVEQVRAETDQWSQMQEMLGQVRDEMEELQASRDFWEDRALDSDHQIQSLQSAVKEWRWKAFSSEAKANELQAQVSMLQAELEKLRKEKTRERSRTKSSAANLHDSPNDMEKRVLVCRLKENRQSNDDCCKQELLGDGRKKPPLNATKRSPFRDIGNSSPLVRQNSRAVFPLHCPLPSNVQSDS from the exons ATGGACAAAGCATCGACAATAACAACATTGACAGCAAGGAGGCCAAAATGGCAATACCCACCAGCGCCACCAACACCAAGAATCCTGCATTCGCCTCGCAGGAAACCACCAACGAAGGCTAGTGCTGCCAAGTCTGGTTCACAAAGAAACAGGAAAGGTAAGCTGGAGACTCTGTTTGATCAAGAAAGAGAGTTTACAAGAGGGGTTATGCCCATTGTAACAGTGAGTGGCGGAGGGGATGATCGGTGTGAggaggagaggagagagagagtagAGAAAAGCGAGAGCGTGGTGATGGAGGAGGAGAAGTGGAGGTTTCAAGCTGAGATGTTGAGGGCAGAGTGTAATTTGCTAAGGATGGAAAGAGAGATTGCAGTGAAGAAGATGGAGAGGAGAAGGATCCAGGTGGAAAGGGCTTTGAGATCTGCTGTTCATACTCTGCTTTCT GGGAGAGAAAAGATGTGCGATGGAAAGAATGCAAGCATGATTTTGGAGGAAGAGATCATTGAACTGGCTGAGAAACTAGCCAAGTTGCAGAGAAGATCAAGAAATAAAGATTCAGATGTTCCAAAGTGCAGCAATTTTGATAAACAAGCATCTCTTCTTCAAAGACGGCTAGAGAAGTTTGCAGGAGGATCAGATGAGGTATATGTGAAGGAGATTCAAGAGATGGCAGAAGCAAGCTTGTCCATCAATACTACTAGCAGCATCAAGGAAATTTTTGTTTCAACTTGCAGCAACAAT ATGGAGGTTCTCAGAAGGAAAATGGAGGGATTGTCAAAGGGGAGtctgttagagaggatggaagtTGAATATGGGTTGATGCTCTGTACAGCCAACGGTTCGGCTTCTAGTTCTAGTTATGTTGCCACTTCAAAGGAAATTGAATTCTCGGAGATGTCTTCATCTTCAATGAGACAACCCTGCAAG GAAAGAAAGCCCTATGAAGAGAGAGCATGTTCAGGATGCTGCAAGGCAATAGTGCAAAGGGTTGTGGAGCAAGTTCGGGCTGAGACGGACCAATGGTCCCAAATGCAAGAGATGCTGGGGCAAGTCAGAGATGAGATGGAGGAATTACAGGCTTCTAGAGATTTTTGGGAAGATCGAGCACTTGATTCTGATCATCAAATTCAATCCCTACAATCCGCT GTGAAAGAATGGAGATGGAAAGCTTTCTCCTCTGAAGCAAAGGCAAACGAGCTACAAGCTCAGGTATCAATGCTTCAAGCTGAGCTTGAAAAGCTGAGGAAGGAAAAAACTAGAGAAAGAAGTAGGACCAAAAGTTCAGCAGCAAATTTGCATGACTCACCAAATGATATGGAGAAAAGAGTATTGGTTTGTCGATTGAAGGAAAATCGCCAATCAAATGATGATTGCTGCAAGCAGGAGTTATTGGGTGATGGAAGAAAAAAGCCACCACTTAATGCTACAAAACGCTCACCATTTAGAGATATAGGAAATTCATCACCATTGGTAAGGCAAAATAGCAGGGCAGTTTTTCCTTTGCACTGTCCCCTGCCTTCCAATGTGCAGAGTGATTCTTAA
- the LOC110633799 gene encoding cyclin-dependent protein kinase inhibitor SMR9, whose protein sequence is MAPSAATRARARPKSTRKPRRTHYKKRLVKSKNIQEASVVEDLPINNSSSSSSTTTTTTSFDTCSKVDGLDFEGVDISTSSCSTPKAQRFRIPEIVTCPPAPKKQRVISNCSLQRRPIAFFAPPDLELFFFFALRDISV, encoded by the coding sequence ATGGCTCCATCTGCTGCAACAAGAGCAAGAGCAAGACCAAAATCAACAAGAAAACCAAGAAGAACCCATTACAAGAAGCGGCTTGTCAAGTCCAAGAACATCCAAGAAGCATCAGTGGTTGAGGATTTACCTATTAATAattcttcctcctcctcctccaccaccaccaccaccacaagcTTCGATACTTGTTCCAAGGTTGATGGCTTAGATTTCGAGGGTGTTGATATCTCTACAAGTTCATGCTCTACTCCAAAAGCTCAGAGATTTCGGATACCAGAGATCGTTACATGCCCACCAGCACCAAAGAAGCAAAGAGTGATATCAAATTGCTCATTGCAAAGGAGACCCATCGCTTTCTTTGCCCCTCCAGATTTagagctcttcttcttctttgctctCCGCGATATCTCAGTCTAG
- the LOC110633837 gene encoding 40S ribosomal protein S2-4, which yields MAERGTGERGAFRRGFGGGPRGDRGGRGRRRARRDEEEKWVPVTKLGRLVKDGKIRSLEQIYLHSLPIKEHQIIDTLVGPSLKDEVMKITPVQKQTRAGQRTRFKAFVVVGDGNGHVGLGVKCSKEVATAIRGAIILAKLSVIPVRRGYWGNKIGKPHTVPCKVTGKCGSVTVRMVPAPRGAGIVAARVPKKVLQFAGIEDVFTSSRGSTKTLGNFVKATFDCLLKTYGFLTPDFWRETRFTKSPFQEYTDLLGKPTKVLIEDAERVEA from the exons ATGGCTGAAAGAGGCACAGGAGAAAGAGGAGCCTTCCGTCGTGGCTTTGGCGGTGGCCCTCGCGGTGATCGCGGAGGCAGAGGCCGCCGTCGTGCGCGCCGTGACGAGGAGGAGAAGTGGGTTCCAGTAACCAAACTGGGCCGCTTGGTGAAGGATGGCAAGATCAGAAGTCTAGAGCAAATTTACTTGCATTCTCTGCCTATTAAAGAGCATCAGATCATTGATACTCTTGTCGGTCCATCCCTCAAGGATGAGGTCATGAAAATCACCCCTGTCCAGAAACAAACTCGGGCCGGGCAGCGAACCCGGTTCAAGGCCTTTGTCGTCGTAGGCGACGGAAATGGCCACGTCGGATTGGGAGTCAAGTGCTCGAAGGAGGTTGCTACTGCCATTCGCGGTGCCATCATATTGGCCAAGTTATCTGTTATCCCCGTGAGAAGAGGTTATTGGGGTAACAAGATCGGAAAGCCACACACCGTGCCCTGCAAGGTCACCGGCAAGTGTGGATCCGTGACTGTGAGAATGGTGCCCGCTCCTCGTGGTGCTGGAATTGTTGCTGCACGCGTCCCCAAGAAGGTTCTGCAGTTTGCTGGGATAGAGGACGTGTTCACCTCCTCCAGGGGCTCCACTAAGACCCTCGGAAATTTCGTGAAG GCCACCTTTGACTGTCTCCTGAAAACCTATGGATTCTTGACTCCTGACTTTTGGAGGGAGACCCGCTTCACCAAGTCTCCCTTCCAGGAGTACACTGATCTATTGGGGAAACCAACTAAAGTCCTAATTGAAGATGCAGAGAGGGTCGAAGCTTGA
- the LOC110633819 gene encoding uncharacterized protein LOC110633819 → MKKSGGAEKKRVRRSSAAVQNGTRDPNSDTPPRRQSPKKDVFQLFAEKVRDHKGLVSRWAVLQETRVEYFRGKDFVNFLKNHQELKDILESNKNIEVEEIANTLLRKNLLVRCDRVVKTVRPGKKKLSTWPAHLEIFPDQVFSENDAFFAWTFVKRHPLWQTLLSFFWPVLTLAICLFPVYPHRCKLLILYSCAGVLLLILSLLLMRATIFGTLYIILGKRVWFFPNILAEEATLRELFRFWPKKDEEERPKWTARLFYAVVAVLVILLLRHHAPDEAARARYQKRMSNIIDDVLEWSPRLALSGMMEKQQTVVNGTEPNNRNSEQSRDEASGNGEDVDQPQHQDHI, encoded by the exons ATGAAGAAATCAGGAGGAGCAGAGAAGAAAAGGGTGCGAAGATCATCAGCAGCCGTGCAAAACGGCACCAGAGATCCCAATTCCGATACCCCTCCTAGG aGACAATCTCCAAAGAAGGATGTGTTTCAGTTGTTTGCTGAGAAGGTGAGAGACCACAAAGGTTTGGTTTCTCGATGGGCTGTTTTGCAGGAGACTCGTGTCGAATACTTTAGAGGGAAGGATTTCGTAAAtttcttgaaaaatcatcaagaGCTCAAAGATATATTGgaatcaaataaaaatatagagGTTGAAGAGATTGCTAATACTCTATTAAGAAAGAATCTTTTAGTGCGCTGTGATCGTGTGGTGAAAACAGTTCGTCCTGGAAAGAAAAAGTTGTCTACCTGGCCAGCTCATTTAGAGATCTTCCCT GATCAAGTATTTTCAGAAAATGATGCCTTCTTTGCATGGACATTTGTAAAACGGCATCCACTGTGGCAgacacttctttcttttttttggcCAGTGTTGACTCTAGCAATATGCCTGTTTCCTGTATATCCCCATCGGTGCAAGCTACTGATTCTCTACTCATGTGCTGGGGTCCTTTTACTTATTCTCTCCCTGCTTTTAA TGAGGGCTACAATATTTGGTACTCTATATATCATTCTTGGAAAGCGTGTTTGGTTTTTCCCCAACATCCTTGCTGAAGAGGCTACTCTGCGAGAATTATTCCGTTTCTGGCCAAAGAAAGATGAGGAGGAACGACCTAAGTGGACTGCAAGGCTTTTCTATGCAGTGGTAGCTGTGCTGGTCATATTACTGTTGAGACATCATGCCCCTGATGAGGCTGCTAGAGCTAG GTATCAAAAACGGATGTCAAACATCATTGATGATGTTCTTGAGTGGTCTCCAAGATTAGCGCTGTCTGGGATGATGGAGAAACAGCAGACTGTGGTTAATGGCACAGAGCCCAACAACAGAAACTCAGAGCAATCCAGGGATGAAGCATCTGGAAATGGAGAGGACGTGGATCAACCTCAGCATCAAGATCATATATAA